The following proteins come from a genomic window of Saccharomyces mikatae IFO 1815 strain IFO1815 genome assembly, chromosome: 7:
- the SMKI07G1390 gene encoding uncharacterized protein (similar to Saccharomyces cerevisiae YGL114W; ancestral locus Anc_6.137), translating to MPQSTLSQEVQRVPWDNKPALKQITLRATIAGIAIGSLVLTSNFQFGLQTGWVSMMSLPSALLACAFFKNIWPLVFPNDRPFSDVENVYVQSMAVAVGTGPLAFGFVGVIPAIEKFLTNDESGGLREQGQPFRFSELIIWSTALAFFGIFFAVPLRKQVIVREKLPFPSGSATATLISVLNGTEILQEVSKSELLEMRKRRLNECPEVLQPNRDPEEADYLINSSHSNIGDYTTTSQDGNSIISSSSENYRANIIILFKTFFVSSLYTMVSYFIPVIRSIPVFGKNLSSNYLWNFQPSPAYIGQGIIMGLPTVSYMLIGCLLGWAALAPLAKFKGWVPADADVHDWEKGVQGWILWSSLSIMVADSVVAFIVVTVKSIVKFILIDDKAALLNNIIDDTFQSMLLEEERAINSSRRNTNVDGRQDTVRLVSRDNEIEVDSKHLVRYTTVISGCLVSSIICIVSIIYLFGIQVIPLYAIITALILALFLSILGIRALGETDLNPVSGIGKISQLIFAFIIPRNRPGSVLMNVVSGGIAEASAQQAGDLMQDLKTGHLLGASPRAQFCAQLIGACWSIILSSFMYLCYNKVYTIPSEQFRIPTAVVWIDCARLVTGKGLPDKALECSMILGVIFAVLSLIRNTYRDYGYGWILYIPSGVAVGVGIFNSPSFTIARFIGGWASHLWLKNHRGDLNAKTKMIVFSSGLVLGEGIFSVINMVFTCLNIPHY from the coding sequence ATGCCACAATCTACTTTAAGTCAAGAGGTACAACGTGTTCCATGGGATAACAAACCTGCTTTGAAACAGATAACACTCCGAGCGACCATAGCTGGTATTGCTATAGGCTCATTGGTGCTAACGTCAAACTTTCAGTTTGGCCTACAAACTGGCTGGGTCTCCATGATGTCTTTGCCATCTGCATTATTAGCCTGTgctttctttaaaaatataTGGCCGTTAGTATTTCCGAACGACAGACCATTCAGTGACGTGGAAAATGTATACGTTCAAAGTATGGCTGTAGCTGTTGGAACGGGTCCATTAGCCTTTGGGTTTGTTGGCGTCATACCTGCCATCGAGAAGTTCCTTACTAACGATGAAAGTGGTGGATTAAGGGAACAAGGGCAGCCATTCAGATTCAGCGAATTAATAATATGGTCTACTGCCCTAGCATTTTTTggcattttctttgcagTTCCTTTAAGGAAGCAAGTGATTGTTCGAGAAAAGCTTCCCTTCCCCAGTGGCAGCGCTACAGCCACTTTAATTTCAGTCCTTAATGGAACGGAGATTTTACAAGAGGTTTCTAAGTCGGAGTTATTGGAGATGAGAAAGAGGAGATTAAACGAATGTCCTGAAGTATTGCAACCTAATAGAGACCCAGAAGAAGCTGATTACTTGATAAACTCCTCTCATAGCAATATTGGTGACTATACTACAACGAGTCAAGATGGAAATTCCATTATTTCCTCCAGTTCGGAGAACTATAGAgcaaatattattattttgttcaaaacattttttgTATCATCTCTTTACACAATGGTGTCCTATTTCATACCAGTGATACGGTCGATTCCAGTTTTTGGGAAAAACCTTTCGAGCAATTATCTGTGGAATTTTCAACCTTCTCCTGCTTATATAGGTCAGGGGATAATAATGGGTCTACCAACTGTATCATACATGCTCATCGGGTGTTTGCTAGGGTGGGCAGCGTTAGCTCCATTGGCCAAATTCAAGGGTTGGGTTCCAGCAGATGCTGACGTTCATGACTGGGAAAAGGGAGTTCAAGGATGGATTCTTTGGTCTTCCCTTTCAATAATGGTTGCTGACAGTGTCGTAGCTTTTATTGTAGTGACGGTGAAGTCAATTGTAAAATTCATTCTCATAGATGACAAAGCCGCTCTACTGAACAACATAATTGATGATACATTTCAATCCATGttattggaagaagaacgTGCAATTAATAGCAGCAGAAGAAATACCAACGTGGATGGAAGACAAGATACTGTAAGATTAGTGAGTAGAGATAACGAAATCGAAGTTGATTCTAAGCATTTGGTTCGCTATACTACTGTCATCAGTGGGTGTTTAGTCTCTTCAATAATATGCATAGTTTCCataatatatctttttGGAATACAAGTGATTCCTCTATATGCTATTATTACTGCTTTGATACTTGCATTGTTTTTATCTATTCTCGGTATTCGAGCACTTGGAGAAACTGATTTAAATCCCGTGAGCGGGATTGGTAAGATTTCTCAATTAATTTTTGCCTTCATTATTCCAAGGAATAGACCTGGATCAGTGTTGATGAATGTGGTATCTGGTGGTATTGCGGAAGCATCCGCCCAACAAGCGGGCGATTTGATGCAGGATTTGAAAACAGGACATCTTCTTGGCGCATCCCCCAGGGCTCAATTCTGTGCTCAATTGATAGGGGCTTGTTGGTCCATTATTTTGTCTAGTTTCATGTACTTGTGCTACAATAAAGTGTATACAATTCCGAGCGAACAATTTAGGATACCGACGGCAGTAGTATGGATCGATTGCGCAAGACTAGTAACTGGTAAAGGTCTCCCGGATAAGGCTCTAGAATGCTCCATGATCCTCGGAGTCATATTTGCAGTGTTATCATTAATCAGAAATACTTATAGAGATTACGGCTACGGATGGATATTGTATATCCCCTCCGGCGTAGCTGTCGGCGTTGGTATATTCAATTCTCCCAGTTTCACCATAGCAAGATTCATTGGTGGCTGGGCCTCACATCTGTGGTTGAAAAACCACAGGGGTGATTTAAATGcgaaaacgaaaatgatTGTTTTCAGTTCGGGATTGGTCTTAGGTGAAGGTATTTTCAGCGTAATAAACATGGTTTTCACGTGCTTAAACATTCCCCATTACTAG